In Erigeron canadensis isolate Cc75 chromosome 6, C_canadensis_v1, whole genome shotgun sequence, the following are encoded in one genomic region:
- the LOC122603211 gene encoding uncharacterized protein LOC122603211 isoform X2 yields the protein MSHSVDHNSTDFQNGIKGVEVFLGGLARTLTEEKIRKVFSTCGEIMDMRLIKDNQGSLKLEGKKIGVLPSAAQDTLFLGNLNKGWSADDFSKVVRQVFPDIVSIDLAQPQSASDSALNKNFKNRGFGFIKFSSHAAAARAFRAGSRPGFVLGATLHPTVKWAEEDAGVDPDELAKIKIAFIKNLPSSTDENYLKLLFAPFGMIEKVVVHSKGSSSVGFVHFTQRSHLDKAIEQLNEKMVQGPKAGSSFKIQVEVARPMDKKRKRAHEDPQSAQPHEIFNKYQPQAHQPVSNSFNGHVEILQKEPVGADPHEAAVLMLPVAVRERLLRILRLGIATRYDIEVESLANLAKLPESNAILVLDQFMLSGSEQHNKGAYLTGLISKYQVDKLGLNQLPLSMSRARDINVTDSAGLSSRLHITTVNSLALHADPSVPRMDSFAARYSSLYPEYRLSSHAAALRTEERSPLNLHELPGSSYSTTAPYSRYLVNSHLPPAYGNIEEMSPNPSQQIHGSSSAPYPKPGQDPYRIPASSLAYAKAGSELDLAPSGDRQATRPQMRFDPFTGQPYKFDPFTGEPIVPESLPSRTNYEHYI from the exons CTTGAAGGGAAAAAGATTGGTGTTCTCCCATCAGCTGCACAGGATACACTGTTTCTGGGAAATCTTAACAAAG GGTGGAGTGCTGATGACTTTAGTAAGGTTGTCCGACAG GTGTTTCCGGACATTGTTTCCATTGATCTTGCACAGCCTCAAAGTGCTAGTGACAGTGCtcttaataaaaatttcaagaatCGTGGGTTTGGTTTCATTAAGTTCTCTTCTCATGCT GCTGCAGCACGGGCATTTAGGGCGGGCTCTAGGCCAGGTTTTGTTCTTGGTGCTACTTTGCATCCAACTGTAAAGTGGGCCGAGGAGGATGCTGGAGTTGATCCAGATGAACTTGCTAAG ATTAAAATAGCGTTTATCAAAAACTTGCCCTCCAGCACTGATGAAAACTACTTGAAGTTACTTTTTGCGCCCTTTGGAATG ATAGAAAAAGTGGTGGTGCACAGTAAGGGCTCTTCTTCAGTCGGATTTGTTCATTTCACTCAGCGATCA CACCTTGATAAGGCCATAGAGCAACTAAATGAAAAGATGGTCCAAGGGCCAAAAGCCGGCTCATCATTTAAAATACAG GTTGAAGTTGCAAGGCCAATGgacaagaaaaggaaaagggCTCATGAAGACCCCCAAAGCGCTCAGCCTCATgagatttttaataaatatcagCCTCAAGCTCACCAGCCAGTTTCAAACTCCTTCAATGGCCATGTAGAGATATTGCAAAAG GAGCCTGTGGGTGCTGATCCCCATGAAGCTGCTGTTCTAATGTTACCAGTAGCTGTCAGAGAACGGCTACTTCGGATTTTGCGGCTGGGTATAGCTACTCGATATGAT ATCGAAGTTGAATCCCTAGCTAATCTGGCGAAACTACCTGAATCTAATGCTATATTAGTTCTTGACCAG TTCATGTTATCAGGGTCAGAACAGCACAACAAAGGAGCATATCTCACGGGATTAATTTCTAAG TACCAGGTGGATAAACTTGGATTAAATCAACTACCTTTGAGCATGTCCAGAGCAAGGGACATTAATGTCACGGACTCAGCAGGACTCTCTAGTAGGCTGCATATTACAACCGTCAATTCTCTTGCCTTGCATGCTGATCCAAGTGTGCCtag GATGGACAGTTTTGCAGCTCGATATTCTTCACTGTATCCAGAATATCGTCTGTCAAGTCACGCAGCTGCTCTAAGAACAGAGGAACGAAGTCCCCTAAACTTGCACGAATTACCTGGTTCTTCTTATTCTACTACTGCTCCATACAGTCGATATTTAGTGAATTCGCATCTTCCTCCAGCTTATGGAAACATAGAGGAGATGAGTCCCAACCCTTCACAACAAATACATGGTTCATCTTCAGCACCATATCCAAAACCCGGACAAGATCCTTACCGAATACCAGCCTCTTCTTTAGCCTATGCAAAAGCTGGTTCAGAACTTGACCTTGCACCATCAGGTGATCGTCAAGCTACTCGCCCCCAAATGAGATTTGACCCTTTTACTGGTCAACCTTATAAGTTTGACCCTTTTACTGGCGAACCTATCGTTCCAGAAAGCTTACCTTCGCGCACCAACTATGAACATTACATCTAA
- the LOC122603211 gene encoding uncharacterized protein LOC122603211 isoform X1: MSHSVDHNSTDFQNGIKGVEVFLGGLARTLTEEKIRKVFSTCGEIMDMRLIKDNQGSLKGFGFVRFTTKEAADKAVKELNETMLEGKKIGVLPSAAQDTLFLGNLNKGWSADDFSKVVRQVFPDIVSIDLAQPQSASDSALNKNFKNRGFGFIKFSSHAAAARAFRAGSRPGFVLGATLHPTVKWAEEDAGVDPDELAKIKIAFIKNLPSSTDENYLKLLFAPFGMIEKVVVHSKGSSSVGFVHFTQRSHLDKAIEQLNEKMVQGPKAGSSFKIQVEVARPMDKKRKRAHEDPQSAQPHEIFNKYQPQAHQPVSNSFNGHVEILQKEPVGADPHEAAVLMLPVAVRERLLRILRLGIATRYDIEVESLANLAKLPESNAILVLDQFMLSGSEQHNKGAYLTGLISKYQVDKLGLNQLPLSMSRARDINVTDSAGLSSRLHITTVNSLALHADPSVPRMDSFAARYSSLYPEYRLSSHAAALRTEERSPLNLHELPGSSYSTTAPYSRYLVNSHLPPAYGNIEEMSPNPSQQIHGSSSAPYPKPGQDPYRIPASSLAYAKAGSELDLAPSGDRQATRPQMRFDPFTGQPYKFDPFTGEPIVPESLPSRTNYEHYI; the protein is encoded by the exons GGGTTTGGCTTTGTACGCTTTACAACAAAAGAGGCCGCTGACAAAGCTGTGAAGGAGTTAAATGAAACTATG CTTGAAGGGAAAAAGATTGGTGTTCTCCCATCAGCTGCACAGGATACACTGTTTCTGGGAAATCTTAACAAAG GGTGGAGTGCTGATGACTTTAGTAAGGTTGTCCGACAG GTGTTTCCGGACATTGTTTCCATTGATCTTGCACAGCCTCAAAGTGCTAGTGACAGTGCtcttaataaaaatttcaagaatCGTGGGTTTGGTTTCATTAAGTTCTCTTCTCATGCT GCTGCAGCACGGGCATTTAGGGCGGGCTCTAGGCCAGGTTTTGTTCTTGGTGCTACTTTGCATCCAACTGTAAAGTGGGCCGAGGAGGATGCTGGAGTTGATCCAGATGAACTTGCTAAG ATTAAAATAGCGTTTATCAAAAACTTGCCCTCCAGCACTGATGAAAACTACTTGAAGTTACTTTTTGCGCCCTTTGGAATG ATAGAAAAAGTGGTGGTGCACAGTAAGGGCTCTTCTTCAGTCGGATTTGTTCATTTCACTCAGCGATCA CACCTTGATAAGGCCATAGAGCAACTAAATGAAAAGATGGTCCAAGGGCCAAAAGCCGGCTCATCATTTAAAATACAG GTTGAAGTTGCAAGGCCAATGgacaagaaaaggaaaagggCTCATGAAGACCCCCAAAGCGCTCAGCCTCATgagatttttaataaatatcagCCTCAAGCTCACCAGCCAGTTTCAAACTCCTTCAATGGCCATGTAGAGATATTGCAAAAG GAGCCTGTGGGTGCTGATCCCCATGAAGCTGCTGTTCTAATGTTACCAGTAGCTGTCAGAGAACGGCTACTTCGGATTTTGCGGCTGGGTATAGCTACTCGATATGAT ATCGAAGTTGAATCCCTAGCTAATCTGGCGAAACTACCTGAATCTAATGCTATATTAGTTCTTGACCAG TTCATGTTATCAGGGTCAGAACAGCACAACAAAGGAGCATATCTCACGGGATTAATTTCTAAG TACCAGGTGGATAAACTTGGATTAAATCAACTACCTTTGAGCATGTCCAGAGCAAGGGACATTAATGTCACGGACTCAGCAGGACTCTCTAGTAGGCTGCATATTACAACCGTCAATTCTCTTGCCTTGCATGCTGATCCAAGTGTGCCtag GATGGACAGTTTTGCAGCTCGATATTCTTCACTGTATCCAGAATATCGTCTGTCAAGTCACGCAGCTGCTCTAAGAACAGAGGAACGAAGTCCCCTAAACTTGCACGAATTACCTGGTTCTTCTTATTCTACTACTGCTCCATACAGTCGATATTTAGTGAATTCGCATCTTCCTCCAGCTTATGGAAACATAGAGGAGATGAGTCCCAACCCTTCACAACAAATACATGGTTCATCTTCAGCACCATATCCAAAACCCGGACAAGATCCTTACCGAATACCAGCCTCTTCTTTAGCCTATGCAAAAGCTGGTTCAGAACTTGACCTTGCACCATCAGGTGATCGTCAAGCTACTCGCCCCCAAATGAGATTTGACCCTTTTACTGGTCAACCTTATAAGTTTGACCCTTTTACTGGCGAACCTATCGTTCCAGAAAGCTTACCTTCGCGCACCAACTATGAACATTACATCTAA